The Populus alba chromosome 6, ASM523922v2, whole genome shotgun sequence genome contains a region encoding:
- the LOC118027930 gene encoding putative HVA22-like protein g translates to MVGDFIIRFLVLLFGYAYPAFECFKSVEKNNVDIEEIRFWCQYWIIIALVTVCERMGDIFLSWLPMYGEVKLAFFIYLWHPKTKGTGYIYDTLLRPLVARHETGIERKLQEMRARGWDFAMYYWDICTELGQTKFFEVLQYLASQSGKFTNNNSEKSDGDEPSATSPNELPSLAKNTSRNSNSPPRPPTPPGSSTINREVAGSPKSKRVQVHLNEETESVIAMDTDNSTNLDPNVNEKLHQFRMRLRRSKPTQE, encoded by the exons ATGGTAGGAGATTTCATCATCAGATTTCTTGT GTTGCTTTTTGGATATGCATACCCAGCATTTGAATGTTTCAAATCTGTGGAGAAGAACAACGTggatattgaagaaattagattctgGTGTCAATATTG GATCATTATTGCACTTGTAACGGTTTGTGAGAGGATGGGAGACATATTTCTTTCATG GTTGCCGATGTATGGTGAAGTGAAGCTGGCATTTTTTATCTACTTATGGCATCCAAAAACAAAG GGAACTGGCTATATCTATGACACCTTGTTGAGGCCTTTGGTAGCGAGGCATGAAACGGGTATCGAAAGGAAGCTACAGGAGATGAGGGCTAGAGGTTGGGACTTTGCCATGTACTACTGGGATATCTGCACAGAACTGGGGCAAACTAAATTCTTTGAAGTTCTGCAATACTTGGCGAGTCAGTCAGGAAAGTTTACAAACAACAACAGTGAG AAGAGCGATGGCGATGAACCTAGCGCTACGTCTCCAAATGAGTTACCATCATTGGCCAAGAATACAAGCAGGAACTCCAACTCGCCACCAAGACCACCGACACCGCCTGGCAGCAGCACAATCAACCGAGAAGTTGCAGGATCCCCAAAATCCAAACGAGTACAAGTCCACCTCAATGAGGAAACAGAATCTGTTATCGCAATGGACACGGACAACTCAACTAACCTTGATCCTAATGTCAATGAAAAGCTCCATCAATTTCGTATGAGGCTACGAAGATCAAAACCAACTCAAGAATGA
- the LOC118027978 gene encoding LOW QUALITY PROTEIN: uncharacterized protein (The sequence of the model RefSeq protein was modified relative to this genomic sequence to represent the inferred CDS: substituted 2 bases at 2 genomic stop codons): MANNAITSCVGPRREDSIPDLSESSNNNPMTVRRIXLQETIKKLSKIIFRVNLLLQYHLQHXVSKIQIRVIRIFLNSNTFTSNTTESSYSC; the protein is encoded by the exons ATGGCTAACAATGCCAT TACTAGTTGTGTCGGTCCTCGTAGAGAAGACTCCATTCCAGATCTCAGTGAAAGCTCTAATAATAACCCCATGACAGTAAGGCGAATTTAGTTGCAAGAAACAATCAAGAAGCTGTCTAAGATCATCTTTCGAGTAAATCTCCTTCTCCAATATCATCTGCAACATTGAGTGTCTAAAATCCAAATAAGGGTCATCAGAATCTTTCTCAACAGCAACACTTTCACCTCCAACACGACCGAATCCTCGTACAGCTGTTGA
- the LOC118027932 gene encoding transcription repressor OFP13-like — protein sequence MGKKMKIPFLSKINTSTDQSKRPLWPWPTYCHQPRTLSFSFRTGDGMFKTINSAFLDATNNDVVDSTPESWFTNSCESASFSTASDDHQSGAGDPIETVIRGLRSERLFFEPGETNSILEEAKAGDEFPFKETVVLSMESQDPYLDFKKSMEEMVEAHGLTDWEGLEELLSCFLKVNGESSHGYIVGAFVDLLVGLAFASSSSSSSSIISTSTTQHHHDFCSSSLHSPSSPLSFYTSSTSDDDSSSTPCYVSSLENGADIISPCLTSLEAENGIKNINQ from the coding sequence ATGGGCAAGAAAATGAAGATCCCTTTTCTCTCCAAGATTAATACAAGCACAGATCAATCAAAAAGGCCTTTATGGCCTTGGCCTACTTATTGTCACCAACCAAGAACCCtctcttttagttttagaaCAGGTGATGGCATGTTCAAGACCATCAACTCAGCATTCTTAGATGCTACTAACAATGATGTGGTGGACAGTACACCTGAGTCATGGTTCACCAACTCTTGTGAGTCAGCTAGCTTCTCAACAGCATCAGATGATCATCAGTCCGGAGCTGGTGACCCTATAGAGACAGTAATCAGAGGTTTAAGGTCAGAGAGGCTGTTCTTTGAACCAGGAGAGACTAATTCAATCTTGGAAGAAGCTAAGGCAGGTGATGAGTTTCCATTTAAAGAAACTGTGGTGCTCTCAATGGAATCTCAAGACCCTTATTTGGATTTCAAGAAGTCAATGGAGGAGATGGTAGAGGCTCATGGTTTAACAGACTGGGAAGGTCTTGAAGAGCTTTTGTCTTGCTTCTTGAAAGTGAATGGAGAGAGCAGTCATGGGTACATCGTTGGTGCTTTTGTAGATTTGCTTGTTGGTCTTGCTTttgcttcctcctcctcctcctcctcttctatTATTAGTACTAGTACTACTCAACATCATcatgatttttgttcttcttctcttcattcTCCTTCTTCTCCTTTGTCTTTTTACACTTCTTCTACATCTGATGATGATTCTTCTTCTACTCCTTGCTATGTATCCTCTTTAGAAAATGGGGCTGATATAATTAGTCCCTGTTTAACTTCATTAGAAGCTGAAAAtgggattaaaaatattaatcaatag